The Methanomicrobia archaeon region TCGAGCTCGGGATACCGTTCTCCGATCCGATTGCTGACGGGCCAACGATACAGGCCGCCGCAGGCCGGGCACTGGCAGCAGGAATGACGCCCGCGAGCATCTTTGCGCTCATTACGGCTATACGGAAAGAGACCGATGTCCCGATCGTGGTGATGGGGTATTACAATCCGATCTTGCGGTATGGTGTCCAGCGGTTCATGCAGCACCTTGCCGATGCTGGCGGTGACGGCATCATTATTCCCGATCTCCCGCTGGAAGAGGCAAAGGAGGTTCTGCGATCCGCACGCAGGTGTGAGCTGGACACGATCTTCCTGATCGCGCCCACAACGCCTGATGAACGGATTGCGGAGATATGCCGCTACAGTTCAGGTTTTGTATATCTCGTATCGCTGCTGGGTGTAACGGGCGCGCGCTCTGCACTATCGGACGTTGCCAGAACCCTGATACAGCGTGTCGTCAAGAAACGGCCGGACCTGCCCGCAGCAGTTGGCTTTGGGGTCTCGCAACCCGAGCACGTGCGCGAGCTATTGGCGAGCGGTGCGAAGGGAGTAATCGTCGGTAGCGCGATTGTTGCGATCATCGCGAAGCATAAGGATAAACCTGAACAGATGCTCGCAGCGCTTGATGAGTATTGCGCGATGCTGAAGGCGGCAACGAAGGTCGAGGGATAGATAATTGAGGCTTGCATTAGCAGCAAACTTAATAAGCGCTGATGACCAAAGGCTTTGCGAAGGTGGTGCCTGCATGATAAAAAATCTGGAGATCAAGAATTTCAAGTCGATAAAGCACCTGACCCTGGACTGTAAGCGTATAAATCTCTTCATTGGTGAGCCGAATACCGGGAAGTCGAATATTTTGGAGACACTGGGACTAGTGTCACACCTTAATTATGGTGAACTTAAAGATTTTGTCCGGTTCGAGAGTATGAGCAATCTATTCACTGATGAAAATTTAGAAGACCAGATCGAAATAAAGTTCGATGTAAATGTCTTACGAGTAGAATTCCAAAATGGATCATTTATTGGGTATAGCAATGACCAGAAACTTTTCATATACGACTATAGGGGTGGAAAGTGTGGATCTATACCAGAATACAAATTTCTAAAATTTTATACCTTTAAATTACGAGAACAATTTCTACGTCGAGAGGCTGAGTTTCTTCATCCTCCTGATGCTAATAATCTTTTGACAATGATATTAACTCGTAAGAGCCTCAAGAAACTAGTGAGGCTAATATTTGATCCGTTCCGACTTAAAATGGTTCTTAAACCGCAAGAGGGTAAAATAGAGGTGCAAAAGGAAATTGAGGACGTAATCATATCTCATCCTTATTCATTGGTTTCTGATACGATTCAGCGAATCATCTTCTATCTTACGGCAATCGAGACAAACACTGATTCTGCGATCGTTTTTGAAGAGCCAGAATCACATTCGTTTCCCTATTACACAAAATTCCTTGCAGAACGGATTGCGTTAGACAAGAACAACAACCAGTATTTCATTTCAACGCACAATCCCTATTTACTCCTTTCAATTCTAGAAAAGGCGCACAAGGAGGATGTAGGAGTTTTTGTAACTTATTTTGAAGATTACCAAACGAATGTAAAGCTGTTAAGTGAAAAAGAACTTTCGGAGATAATGGATCTTGGGATTGATATATTTTTCAATATCGAGCGATTCTTGAAGTGAAAGAATGATTTATACCGAATGTAAGCATGATTCTTCATTGATGTTGACTTTAGGGATACCAAAGAGACAGATTATTCATTTACAGGGTAAACCAGAGGTTTGTAAACAATTAGAGAAGCGAGAGCGTTTTTTGGGATTGATAGATGAAGATCCGTTTAGTGTTCAACCATCTTATCTGAAAAGATTAGCGGTGAAGGAAGATTTACCGAATTATGGACTGAAAATATTGAAAGATATTACTAAGCATAACGTTTTAATCATTCTCTCTCCACGGCTAGAGGGATGGATATTAAAAGCTGCAAAAGAGGCAGGCATAGATATAACGCGGTATAATCTCCCGAATTCAGAAGAAAAATTGCACGAGGAGATAAACAGCGATCTCAGAAAATTAGAACGGTTTCTGGACGATTTGAAAGGTAAAAGTAAGATGATAGAGGCTCTGGAAAAAGCAACAAGGGAACGGGATGAGTAATAAACGTGGGCAAAATGAAACTCGGTTTTCTGATCAATCCAATAGCGGGCATGGGCGGCTCGGTGGGCCTGAAAGGCACGGACGGCCTCGTGGATGAGGCACGTCTGTTAGGTGCGACGCCGTTTGCTGGAGAACGGGCGCGGAAATGCCTGGATGAGTTGAAGATCGATGCGACTCTACTCACCTGCTCAGGGGCGATGGGTGAAGATGCGCTGAAACAAACACCGCTGCAGTACGAGGTTATATATTCGTTCGACGGGCTCACCACCACGGGCGAGGACACGCAAAACGCCTGCCACCAATTCATGGACCAACAGGTGGAGCTCATAGTGTTCTGCGGCGGCGATGGCACGGCGCGAGACGTGTACCGCGTGGTGGGCCAAACGATCCCGATACTGGGTATCCCGGCGGGTGTCAAGATGCACTCGGCGGTCTTCGCGATCAGCCCCCGGGGTGCGGCGCAGATGATCGAGCTGTTCGTCTCCGGCAAGGCGGAGGTGCGCGAGGTCGAGGTGATGGATACGGATGAAGCTGCGTACCGTCGCAACGAGTTGCGCATGAAGGTCTTCGGCTATGCGCGCACACCGTACGAGCCGGTGCTTGTACAGCACGGTAAGAGCCTCTTTCAGAGCGTGAGTGAGGAGACGGCGAAGGAAGAGATCGCTCAGTTTGCACTTGAGTTCATGCGTGACGGCTCGCTGTATATACTGGGCGCGGGCACGACGACCTTCCAAGTCGCGGAGTTGCTCGGCCTTGGCGAGGAGAAGACGTTACTCGGCGTGGATGCGGTAAAAGATGGCAAATTGGTGGGCAAGGATCTGAACGAGCAGGCGTTGCTCCGGTTACTGGAGCAGGAACCGAAGGTGAAGCTGCTGGTCAGCCCGATCGGTGCGCAGGGCTTTGTCTTCGGCCGCGGCAACCAGCAACTCAGCGCCACCGTGCTGGAACAGATCGGGGTTGAGAACGTGATCGTGCTGGCGACACCGCAGAAGCTGAACGAAACGCCGTTCCTGCTCGTGGATACGGGCAGCGAGGAGCTGGACGAGCAGTTGAGCGGGCATCTGAGCGTTGTCTGTGGCTACCGGATGGCGCAGCGGAAGGAAGTACGGCGTGGATAAATAAATACGCAACCTTTAAAACGGTGTGCGTATAAAATTCTTATGAGTCCTCTGACATGACCTACGAGAAGTTCAGACAGGAGATCGAGCGGATACTCACCGAGCAGTGCCGCCCGGTAACCTGGAACGAGATAAGAGCGAACTCGACGAAGCTCAACCAAAAAGCGCCGTATCATGTCTATGTCCAGAAATTGCAGGGCGATATTGGTCTCGTGCGGTTCAAGCATAACCAGAGAACGGTCTGGGCGCTACGGGACTGGTTTGAGGCGGGCAAATTCCGGGAGCTCCTGCCGGAGAAGCTGCGGCTGACAATACTAGCGCTGCAGGCTGGCTACGCGCTCGCAGCGAATGAATACGGGGAGCTGAAACGGGTTTATCCACTGGATGCGGGATTGCGCACCTGGGACGTCATTGAAGCAGGCATAGCGGACTATTTCCCGGAGGCGGACCGGCGGCCAGATAGTATTGAGCTCGAGCCCGATGAAACGGACTGTGTACGTACCGTTGATAGTTGGGAAGACCGCATCAGGATCGCCGAGAAGGTTGCGGAAAGCGGTGAGTTCCTGCATACCGACGCGTGGAGGGGGAAGACGCTGGGCGTGACGAAGCCGCGGTTCCGCTGCTTCTATTTCTATGATGCCCACTGCCAGTTCTTCTGCGATCAGAACGTGTGCCTGGGCCACGACGTTGAGGTGACGGACGGAGGAGCAGGGCTTGAGATCACGGGCGATAAGGTTTATTTCGTGTTAGAAGCGGCAGAGCGTGCTCGCGGCGAGTTCATCTGGCAGAAGAAGCAGGTTGAGTGGTTCATAACGGCCGAGATCTCATTGACCGATCCGCGGCAGCGGCGATTGCTCTGATTCTTTCTACCTGCCGCAGGAAT contains the following coding sequences:
- a CDS encoding tryptophan synthase subunit alpha, with amino-acid sequence MSRISKVFTELERKGQGALIAYLMAGDPDPTATPVIATAIARHADIIELGIPFSDPIADGPTIQAAAGRALAAGMTPASIFALITAIRKETDVPIVVMGYYNPILRYGVQRFMQHLADAGGDGIIIPDLPLEEAKEVLRSARRCELDTIFLIAPTTPDERIAEICRYSSGFVYLVSLLGVTGARSALSDVARTLIQRVVKKRPDLPAAVGFGVSQPEHVRELLASGAKGVIVGSAIVAIIAKHKDKPEQMLAALDEYCAMLKAATKVEG
- a CDS encoding DUF2813 domain-containing protein, which translates into the protein MRLALAANLISADDQRLCEGGACMIKNLEIKNFKSIKHLTLDCKRINLFIGEPNTGKSNILETLGLVSHLNYGELKDFVRFESMSNLFTDENLEDQIEIKFDVNVLRVEFQNGSFIGYSNDQKLFIYDYRGGKCGSIPEYKFLKFYTFKLREQFLRREAEFLHPPDANNLLTMILTRKSLKKLVRLIFDPFRLKMVLKPQEGKIEVQKEIEDVIISHPYSLVSDTIQRIIFYLTAIETNTDSAIVFEEPESHSFPYYTKFLAERIALDKNNNQYFISTHNPYLLLSILEKAHKEDVGVFVTYFEDYQTNVKLLSEKELSEIMDLGIDIFFNIERFLK
- a CDS encoding ATP-NAD kinase, translating into MKLGFLINPIAGMGGSVGLKGTDGLVDEARLLGATPFAGERARKCLDELKIDATLLTCSGAMGEDALKQTPLQYEVIYSFDGLTTTGEDTQNACHQFMDQQVELIVFCGGDGTARDVYRVVGQTIPILGIPAGVKMHSAVFAISPRGAAQMIELFVSGKAEVREVEVMDTDEAAYRRNELRMKVFGYARTPYEPVLVQHGKSLFQSVSEETAKEEIAQFALEFMRDGSLYILGAGTTTFQVAELLGLGEEKTLLGVDAVKDGKLVGKDLNEQALLRLLEQEPKVKLLVSPIGAQGFVFGRGNQQLSATVLEQIGVENVIVLATPQKLNETPFLLVDTGSEELDEQLSGHLSVVCGYRMAQRKEVRRG